GTGGATGAACGGCGACGTCGTGTTCGACCCCACGGCCCTCACCCGTGCCGCTCGCCTCGTCCGCGACGACCAGTCGTTCGTCACCGTCAACACCTCCAAGGTGTCCGACGAAGAGGTCAAGTACACGACCGACGCCGAGGGCTACATCGCCGAACTGTCGAAGCAGGTCAAGGGTGGGCTGGGCGAGGCCGTGGGCATCAACTACGTGTCGAAGGCCGACAAGGCGACGCTCATGCACCAGCTCTCCAAGGTCGACAACCAGGACTACTTCGAGCGTGGCATCGAACTGGCCATCGGCCAGGACGGGCTACGCTTTGAGCCCGTGGACATCTCCGACCTCTACGCCGTCGAGGTCGACTTCGCCGAAGACCTCGAGCGCGCGAACCTGTTCGTCTGAACCGGGCCGTCTCCCGACGGCTGCGCGCCCCTGCGTGATGTCCTGAACGAGAAGGGCGTCCGTGAGTACTGACCTGGCCGAACGGCCCCGTCGCAGCGGCTTCGCGCGCTACCGCCAGACGCTCTGGCTGCTGACGAGTCGCGACCTCAAGGTCCGGTACTCCACGTCGAAGCTCGGCTACTTCTGGTCGATCCTCGACCCGCTCGTGATGTCGGGCATCTATTTCTTCGTCTTCTCGGTCGTCTTCAAGCGCTCGGTCGGCGACGAGCCGTACATCGTCTTCCTCCTCTCGGGCCTCCTGCCCTGGATGTGGTTCAACGGCGCGGTCTCCGACAGCACCCGCGCGTTCATCCGCGAGGCGAAGCTCGTCCGTTCGACCAAGATCCCCCGGACGATCTGGGTGTTCCGACTCGTGGGTTCCAAGGGCATCGAGTTCGCCCTCAGCCTGCCCGTCCTGGCCTTGTTCGCCGCCGTCGGTGGGGCACAGCTGCATTGGCAGGTGGTGTTCTTCCCCCTGGCCATGGTCATGCAGACCGTGCTCGTCGCCGGGCTGGGGCTCATCGTCGCGCCGCTCGTCGTGTTCTTCCGCGACCTCGAGCGCGCCACGAAGCTCGCCCTGCGGTTCGCCTTCTACGCCTCGCCCATCATCTACGGCACCCAGGACCTCCCCGAGAGCCTGCACCTGCTGGCCGCGTTCAACCCGCTGAGCGGCATCTTCGGCCTCTACCGGTCGGCGTTCTTCCCGGAGCAGTTCGACCTGACCGAGGTGCTCGTCGGTGGGGCCGTGTGCGTCGTGGTCCTGGCCGTCGGCCTGCTCGTCTTCCGAGCCAGCGAGCGTGCCGTGCTGAAGGAGATCTGATGTCCACCACCGGACAGGGCCCCGTGATCCGCGTCGAGGGAGTCGGCATCCGCTTCCGCCGCAACCGGCGCGGGCGGCGGTCGTTCAAGGACCTCTTCGCCGACAGCAGCAGGCGGTCGCGACCGGGCGAGTTCTGGGCCCTGCGCGACGTCAGCTTCGAGGTCCGGCCGGGCGAGGCCATCGGCGTCGTCGGACGCAACGGCCAGGGCAAGTCGACGTTGCTCAAGCTGGTGGCCGAGGTGATCCTGCCCGACACGGGCACCGTCGAGGTGTCGGGCGGCGTGGCCCCCCTCATCGAGATCACCGGTGGCTTCGTCGCCGACCTGACGGTGCGGGAGAACGTGTACCTGACCGCCGGCCTGCACGGCATGACCCGCCCCGAGATCGACGAGCGCTTCGACGAGATCATCGACTTCGCCGAGATCGGCGACTTCGTCGACACCCCCTACAAGCACCTCTCGAGCGGCATGAAGGTCCGCATCGCGTTCGCCGTCATCTCACGGCTCGAGGAGCCCGTCGTGCTGGTCGACGAGGTGCTCGCGGTGGGCGACAAGGCCTTCCGTGAGAAGTGCTACGCCCGGATCGGCGAGATGCTGGCCGACGGTCGCACGCTCTTCCTCGTGTCGCACAACGAACGCGACCTCAGGCGGTTCTGCCGACGGGGCCTCTACCTCGACAAGGGCGCCCTGGTGTTCGACGGCCCGCTCGACGACGCCCTGGCCCGGTACGCCTCCGATCACCCTCCCCGCCCCTCGGCGTAGTGTCGAGGCGTGCCCGAACGCAGTCAGCCCCACAGCCCCGATCACGCGCCCTCGACGACGGACGCACAGCTCGCCGCCCGCGACGCCGCGAACTCGACCGAGTACCACTACCAGACGTCGGCGCCCGACCGGTCGGACGATGCAGCCTGGGTCCGCCGCCTCGACAAGCTGCTGGCCGTCCAGCGTCCGGTCGTCGTCAAGCACGTCGCCACGCTGCGTCGCCGTCACAAGAAGGCGACGCCGCAGAAGCTGATCACCATCCTCGAGCGCGAGTACCTCGCCGCGGTCACGACCGGCGGGGCCGCCGTCGGGGCCAGCGCGGTGATCCCCGGTGTCGGCTGGGGCGTGTCGCTGGCGCTCTCGGGCGTCGAGACCGCCGGTTTCCTCGAGGCGAGCGCACTCTTCGCGCAGTCCGTGACCGA
This genomic interval from Frigoribacterium sp. Leaf415 contains the following:
- a CDS encoding phosphocholine cytidylyltransferase family protein, producing MSKNDTNHRQQIVILAAGLGSRLGRSLPKALTELNDGRTIMQQQFDNIRAAFGPDARVTVVVGYKFEHIVEAFPSASFVYNEMYDQTNTSKSLLRALRASASGGVLWMNGDVVFDPTALTRAARLVRDDQSFVTVNTSKVSDEEVKYTTDAEGYIAELSKQVKGGLGEAVGINYVSKADKATLMHQLSKVDNQDYFERGIELAIGQDGLRFEPVDISDLYAVEVDFAEDLERANLFV
- a CDS encoding ABC transporter permease → MSTDLAERPRRSGFARYRQTLWLLTSRDLKVRYSTSKLGYFWSILDPLVMSGIYFFVFSVVFKRSVGDEPYIVFLLSGLLPWMWFNGAVSDSTRAFIREAKLVRSTKIPRTIWVFRLVGSKGIEFALSLPVLALFAAVGGAQLHWQVVFFPLAMVMQTVLVAGLGLIVAPLVVFFRDLERATKLALRFAFYASPIIYGTQDLPESLHLLAAFNPLSGIFGLYRSAFFPEQFDLTEVLVGGAVCVVVLAVGLLVFRASERAVLKEI
- a CDS encoding ABC transporter ATP-binding protein; protein product: MSTTGQGPVIRVEGVGIRFRRNRRGRRSFKDLFADSSRRSRPGEFWALRDVSFEVRPGEAIGVVGRNGQGKSTLLKLVAEVILPDTGTVEVSGGVAPLIEITGGFVADLTVRENVYLTAGLHGMTRPEIDERFDEIIDFAEIGDFVDTPYKHLSSGMKVRIAFAVISRLEEPVVLVDEVLAVGDKAFREKCYARIGEMLADGRTLFLVSHNERDLRRFCRRGLYLDKGALVFDGPLDDALARYASDHPPRPSA
- a CDS encoding EcsC family protein, giving the protein MPERSQPHSPDHAPSTTDAQLAARDAANSTEYHYQTSAPDRSDDAAWVRRLDKLLAVQRPVVVKHVATLRRRHKKATPQKLITILEREYLAAVTTGGAAVGASAVIPGVGWGVSLALSGVETAGFLEASALFAQSVTEVHGIAVSDPDRARALVMAMLLGGPGASLVRQFAGEAMGTAPARTAFWGELVTSKLPKAAMSGLTDTIRKQFIRRFAASQGASVLGRALPFGIGAVVGGTGNHLLGRKVVTTARTAFGAAPAEFPVDLSL